One Urocitellus parryii isolate mUroPar1 chromosome 8, mUroPar1.hap1, whole genome shotgun sequence DNA window includes the following coding sequences:
- the LOC144256652 gene encoding sperm motility kinase-like, translating to MSMVSKSSQSRVALWGPGSWQEPGFLDQYEVLRAIGHGEFGQVHLARHRITGAEVAVKVLKTETQDISDLSEALMLESLEHPNVIQLFQVIRTRENLYMVMEHAGGGQLLERIPPGGMPQEEACRLFRQIVCALGHCHDKGIMHRDVKPANIMMDARGQVKLIDFGLSARFTAGQKLNDLWGTLAYIAPEIVLEQEYEGPSADIWSLGVTLYFMLTGSLPFRGDTPQEMLLRILLGRFQVPSSVPVKARRLIRQILVLKPKKRPTLKQILQHPWLRQGEPCAPHPSSQALPTRPDPAILTMLFDMGFDPYQTWVSLAKRKFDMVMATYLILKHQQGQGVGSAFQGKPVPQWLRPRQHPENLSQVPVLPQRSASQPDLGTFPLPSEYPLPKYAQRPGHRGIRGGSLPAIPLGCPPAGAPTLRSCSQSDSGFPRPKPSRVLGWWSRAHSSSSSQDTAPRPGPGHTNGWKRVRSRIAACVRALCCCCVPRVSKKVVPMS from the coding sequence ATGTCCATGGTTAGCAAGAGTAGTCAGTCTAGAGTAGCGTTGTGGGGGCCGGGCTCCTGGCAGGAGCCAGGCTTCCTGGACCAGTATGAGGTCCTGAGGGCCATCGGGCATGGCGAGTTTGGCCAGGTCCACCTGGCCCGCCATCGCATCACGGGGGCAGAGGTGGCAGTGAAAGTCCTGAAGACGGAGACGCAGGACATCTCGGACCTCTCCGAAGCTCTAATGTTGGAGAGCCTGGAGCACCCCAACGTGATCCAGCTCTTCCAGGTGATCAGGACCAGGGAAAACCTGTACATGGTGATGGAGCATGCGGGTGGGGGACAGCTACTTGAGCGCATCCCACCTGGTGGCATGCCGCAGGAGGAGGCCTGCAGACTCTTCAGGCAGATCGTGTGTGCCCTGGGCCACTGCCACGACAAGGGCATCATGCACAGAGACGTGAAGCCAGCGAACATCATGATGGATGCCAGAGGACAGGTGAAACTCATTGACTTCGGCCTCAGCGCCAGGTTCACGGCCGGGCAGAAGTTGAATGACTTATGGGGTACTCTGGCTTACATCGCCCCAGAAATTGTCCTGGAGCAAGAGTATGAGGGCCCCTCAGCGGACATCTGGAGCCTGGGCGTCACTCTCTATTTTATGTTGACGGGGAGCCTCCCATTCAGGGGGGACACCCCTCAGGAGATGCTGCTGAGGATCCTTCTGGGAAGGTTCCAGGTGCCCAGCTCTGTTCCGGTCAAAGCACGAAGGCTCATCCGCCAGATCCTGGTCTTGAAACCCAAGAAGCGACCCACCCTGAAGCAGATCCTGCAGCACCCATGGCTGCGGCAGGGTGAGCCGTGTGCACCCCATCCTTCTAGCCAGGCCCTCCCCACACGCCCAGACCCCGCCATCCTGACCATGCTGTTCGACATGGGTTTTGATCCCTACCAAACCTGGGTGTCTCTGGCCAAGAGGAAGTTCGATATGGTGATGGCGACGTACCTCATCCTGAAGCACCAGCAAGGCCAGGGGGTAGGGAGCGCCTTCCAGGGGAAGCCTGTGCCTCAGTGGCTTAGGCCTCGCCAGCACCCCGAGAATCTCTCCCAAGTCCCTGTCCTCCCACAGAGGAGCGCCAGCCAGCCTGACCTGGGCACCTTCCCCTTGCCCTCTGAGTATCCCCTGCCCAAGTACGCCCAACGGCCAGGGCACAGGGGCATCAGGGGTGGCAGCCTGCCTGCCATTCCTCTGGGCTGCCCGCCTGCAGGGGCCCCCACTCTCCGCAGCTGCTCCCAGTCCGACTCTGGCTTCCCCAGGCCCAAGCCCTCCAGGGTCCTCGGCTGGTGGTCCAGGGCAcacagcagctcctcctcccaggacACAGCCCCGAGGCCAGGCCCTGGCCACACCAATGGCTGGAAACGGGTGAGGAGCAGGATCGCTGCCTGTGTCCGAGCCCTGTGCTGCTGCTGTGTGCCACGTGTCAGCAAAAAAGTGGTTCCAATGTCATAG